The Apium graveolens cultivar Ventura unplaced genomic scaffold, ASM990537v1 ctg7561, whole genome shotgun sequence genomic interval ATCAGACTGCAGGCTTCCTCTTCGAAGCTTAAGGTAAGTTGCAAAATGATATTATGTAAATAAGACTCTTCTTAGACATATCCACATATGCAATAACAAATTATGTGCTACTGTATTCTAGTCATCTGATAATCAAATTTCTATTCTTAAGTGAGTGATTTGATGCAAAATGAATTCTGACTTTTAGGTACCCGCGCCTGGACACACCAAAGGTACTTATAGTATGGGTTACCTTTTGGAAGAGAAGTTATGTGATCTGTATGATACATTTATTCAGGTATAAGTTATAGCACAATATCATGTAAGAAGTTCATAGAAGCATGTTAGAAATTATTGTGTTATCATATATTTTATTGTAACAGGGGCTAGATGAAGATAGTGGTTCTTCCGTTGTCAGAAGGTTGTTTGCGAAGGTAGACTGTACTATCCATCTTGTACTATATTTTTCCAGTCTACAGttttcttttttattttgttCGGAACCACTCAAATGCATAATGGAACTGGTGAGATATTGTGAGTTTAATTTGACATCTTCATCTATACCCAACAACCTGCTGGCAATCTCATAAATGAACATATTGCGGACCTAGTCCTATAAAAAAGCTAATGAACAGATAGGGTACACTAATTATCTTTGTTTCTCTTTGTTTTATATTGAAGGGGGCATTATTTACAGTTTATATCTTGCAATTTACTAACAGTTTTCCGGATTGTTTCGGAGTTCTTTATATGAACTGAAAAAAACTTGTGCACGATCACTTTTTCTAACTTTTTTCCGGTAATG includes:
- the LOC141704211 gene encoding ubinuclein-2-like — protein: MILEELYASQANCNNFKQIKMEFIKLIRLQASSSKLKVPAPGHTKGTYSMGYLLEEKLCDLYDTFIQGLDEDSGSSVVRRLFAKLADLWPEGTMDMHEIRQAICRAKERRVIPSTQ